The Methylocella tundrae genome contains the following window.
CTTCTGCCGGCGCAGCAGGGCGAGTTCTTCAAGGAAGACGGCGAGCGCGTCGTCGACGAACATGGCCGCCATGTCGCGAGCGCCTGACCTTATGTCAGCTCGAAGCGTCGCGACAGCGCTTGGTGAAACCGAAAGAATTTGAAATGTCCTTCTTTGAACGCACCCTTTCTTTGTGGGTCTGCGCCTGCATCGGCGCGGGCGTCGTCCTCGGCAAACTGAGCCCGGGGTTTTTTCACGCCGTGGGGGTGATGGAGCTCGCGAGAGTCAATCTGCCTGTCGCGGCGCTGATCTGGCTGATGATCGTTCCGATGCTGCTTAAAATCGATTTTGCGGCGCTCGGCGCGGTGCGTCGGCATTGGCGCGGCATGGGCGTAACGCTGTTCATCAATTGGGCGGTAAAGCCGTTTTCGATGGCGGCGCTCGGCTGGCTGTTCATCGGCCATATATTTCGCCCCTTTCTGCCAGCCGATCAGATCGCGTCCTATATCGCGGGGCTGATCCTTCTTGCCGCCGCGCCCTGTACCGCGATGGTCTTTGTCTGGTCGAATCTGATCAGGGGCGAGCCGCATTTCACCTTGAGTCAGGTGGCGCTGAATGACGTCATCATGGTCGTCGCTTTCGCGCCTCTGGTAGGCCTGCTGCTCGGTCTGTCGGCGATCGCCGTTCCCTGGGATACGCTCGCCCTTTCAGTCGGCCTTTATATTGTGATTCCGGTCATAGCGGCGCAGATGGCGCGGCGCGCACTGTTGCGGCGCGGCGGCCTCTCGGCGCTCGCACGTGTTCTGGCGCTGCTGCAGCCGCTCTCGCTCGCCGCGCTGCTCGCGACCCTTGTCCTGCTTTTCGGGTTTCAGGGTGAGCAAATCGTCGCAGAGCCGCTGATTATTCTCATGCTCGCGGCGCCGATCCTGGTGCAGGTCTATTTCAACGCCGGCTTCGCCTATCTCCTGAACCGGCTCGCCGGGGAGCCGCATTGCGTCGCCGGCCCTTCCGCCATGATCGGCGCCAGCAATTTCTTCGAGCTTGCCGTTGCGGCCGCCATCAGCCTGTTCGGCTTTCATTCGGGCGCCGCGCTGGCGACCGTCGTCGGCGTGCTGATCGAAGTTCCGGCGATGTTGTCGCTCGTCTTTATCGTCAACGCCAGCCGCGGCTGGTACGAGCTTGGCGCGACGCCAAAAGGAGAGATTGAACGCATTGGATAACTTACCCAACATTACGCCCTCTGCGTTCGAGGCTCCCGACACGGATTGCCTCCTGCCGCGGCTCGAGACGCGGCCGCCGCGTATTCTTTTGCTTTATGGGTCGCTGCGGGAGCGGTCCTATAGCCGCTTTCTGACGCAGGAGGCGGAACGTCTTTTGCAAGCTTTCGGCGCCGAAACCCGCATCTATGATCCAGGCGGATTGCCTTTGCCGGACGATGCGCCGCAGACCCATCCGAAAGTGGTTGAGTTGCGCGAGCTTTCCGCCTGGTCGGAAGGGCAGGTCTGGTGCTCGCCGGAGCGGCACGGCGCCATGACGGCCGTCATGAAGGCGCAGATCGACTGGATTCCGCTCTCGATCGGCGCCGTGCGGCCGACCCAGGGCAAGACGCTGGCTCTGATGCAGGTGAGCGGGGGGTCGCAGTCCTTCAACGCGGTCAATCAGCTCCGCGTGCTCGGCCGCTGGATGCGGATGATCACGATTCCGAATCAGTCCTCCGTCGCCAAGGCCTACGAGCAATTCGATGAAGCGGGCCGGATGCTCTCCTCGCCCTATTATGACCGCGTCGTCGACGTCATGGAGGAGCTGATCAAATTCACCCTTCTGACGCGCAACGTTTCATCCTACCTCACAAACCGCTACAGCGAGCGTAAGGAGGAGGCGGAAAAACTTTCCGCGCGTGTCAAACTCGGCGCGATCTGACCGGCTCGGCCTTGACGCTCCGGCCAAACTGCTCTAATTGACGCCGCTTGTCGCGCCTCCGGGCGCGCAAACTTTGCGGCGGGCTCCGGCCCGCCCAAACGCACCCGCGGCGCTTCCTTCAGACCATTCCGAACCTCGCGGCGAACAGCCGGGCGTCCGAATGGCGAAGACAAGAGCCTGTCGGCCCGGTTGTGAAAGACCGGGCAGAGGAGGGCGCGTTCCTCCCCCTGTTGGCGGGAGGACGCGAGTTTTTGAGCGCCGCGCTTTTTCAAAAAGCGCTGGCGTTCGTGCGCGTGTCCTCATTGCCAGCGCAATGATTTTTTAAGAGGACACGCGATGACAAAGCGCGCAGAAGCAAAATATAAAATCGACCGCCGTATGGGCCAGAACATCTGGGGCCGTCCGAAAAGCCCGGTCAACAGGCGCGAATATGGTCCCGGCCAGCATGGGCAGCGGCGCAAAGGCAAGCTCTCGGATTTCGGCACGCAGCTCAAAGCCAAGCAGAAGCTCAAGGGCTATTACGGCAATATTTCCGAGAAGCAGTTCCGCAAATATTACGCCGAGGCGATCCGGCTGCGCGGCGACTCGGGCGACAATCTGATCGGCCTGCTCGAGCGCCGTCTCGATGCGGTGATCTATCGCGCGAAATTCGTACCGACGGTTTTCTCCGCGCGCCAGTTCGTCAATCACGGCCACGTCAAGGTCAATGGCAAGCGCGTCAATATCGCTTCCTATCTCGTCAAGGTCGGCGATGTTGTCGAGATCAAGGAATCTTCACGTGAGATTCTGATCGTCCTCGAGGCGAAGCAACTCGCCGAACGCGATGTGCCGGACTATTACGAAGTCGACCACAATAAGATGACCGCCAAGATGACGCGCATTCCGCTGCCGGCGGACGTGCCCTATCCGGTGCTGATGGAGCCAAATCTCGTCATCGAGTTCTATTCGCGCTAAAGCATGACGCCGAAAATCTATAGGCTTTTCGGCCCCGTATCATGCGTTAAAACAAAAGCTTAAAAAGAGCAGGATGTGATTCCGTCTGAACGCATCCTGCTCTAAAGTGCGGACCGTCTCCGG
Protein-coding sequences here:
- the arsB gene encoding ACR3 family arsenite efflux transporter encodes the protein MSFFERTLSLWVCACIGAGVVLGKLSPGFFHAVGVMELARVNLPVAALIWLMIVPMLLKIDFAALGAVRRHWRGMGVTLFINWAVKPFSMAALGWLFIGHIFRPFLPADQIASYIAGLILLAAAPCTAMVFVWSNLIRGEPHFTLSQVALNDVIMVVAFAPLVGLLLGLSAIAVPWDTLALSVGLYIVIPVIAAQMARRALLRRGGLSALARVLALLQPLSLAALLATLVLLFGFQGEQIVAEPLIILMLAAPILVQVYFNAGFAYLLNRLAGEPHCVAGPSAMIGASNFFELAVAAAISLFGFHSGAALATVVGVLIEVPAMLSLVFIVNASRGWYELGATPKGEIERIG
- the arsH gene encoding arsenical resistance protein ArsH gives rise to the protein MDNLPNITPSAFEAPDTDCLLPRLETRPPRILLLYGSLRERSYSRFLTQEAERLLQAFGAETRIYDPGGLPLPDDAPQTHPKVVELRELSAWSEGQVWCSPERHGAMTAVMKAQIDWIPLSIGAVRPTQGKTLALMQVSGGSQSFNAVNQLRVLGRWMRMITIPNQSSVAKAYEQFDEAGRMLSSPYYDRVVDVMEELIKFTLLTRNVSSYLTNRYSERKEEAEKLSARVKLGAI
- the rpsD gene encoding 30S ribosomal protein S4, giving the protein MTKRAEAKYKIDRRMGQNIWGRPKSPVNRREYGPGQHGQRRKGKLSDFGTQLKAKQKLKGYYGNISEKQFRKYYAEAIRLRGDSGDNLIGLLERRLDAVIYRAKFVPTVFSARQFVNHGHVKVNGKRVNIASYLVKVGDVVEIKESSREILIVLEAKQLAERDVPDYYEVDHNKMTAKMTRIPLPADVPYPVLMEPNLVIEFYSR